A region of the Fusobacteria bacterium ZRK30 genome:
GGCTTTATCAAAAGTAATAGAATTAGCATCTATTGGAAATATTTATTTCGATAATGAAAAACCTTGGGAATTAGCTAAAAATAATGATTTAGAAAAATTAAAAGAAATTTTAGGGGTTTCTATGTATATTTGTGAAAAATTAATTATTTTTTTAAATCCAATTTTACCAACTCTAAGTAAAGAACTATGGGAAAAGCAATTACAAAAAAAAGAAAAAATTCACTATAATAAAGAAACTTCAACTAGTCTCGATCTATTAATAAAGAAACCTTATCCAATATTAAGTAGAATTGATGATGATCAACTTCAAAATTATGTAGAAGTTTTGACAAAAGAATTTTCTTTAGAAAACTTAATTAATGAAGAAAGAAATATTAACTAGTTTTTATTTGAGAAAAAAAGATCCTAAAAAATTAGGATCTTTTTTAATTACTTTTGAGGACACAGGCTGAAACGTACGCCCCCAAATATTTAGTTTTATTTAGTTGATTTATTCATAAACTTCTTCCAACTTCTATTTTGTAATTGTTTATGCTGTATTAACTTATTAACTTTTTTTAATCAATTTTGTTTGTGATTTTTTTATTTTTTTTAACATTGACATACCGAGGGTTTTGAAGGTAAACTTAGTTAAATTAATATTAGGGGGATAATATAATGCATTTAATAAAAAAAGAAGTTGTAGTAATGGAAGATTTTTTCTATAACTATACTAACGGGGTTATGAATAGAGCATTTTTAGATCAAGATGATAAAATGTTTTTATGCTGGGCTAACGAACATGGTACTTTAAAAAAATTCGAGTTACCGATGATTCGTGATGAAATTCAAACAAGATTAGATTCAATAGAAAAAAGTTCGACAAGTTTTAGATCCATTCTGAGTTATAGCAATAATGAGGAGATAGAAAAATTAACATCATCAATAAATACTCTAAATGAGATTGAAAAACTTTTAAAAAGCTAAAAAAGTATAATTGAAACAAATAAAGTAAAAATTACTGATTTTTGATTAAAATAAAATTTTCGATACTTAATTTATATTTTTACTTTTTAAAGCTTGTAATATATAATCCCTGTGGAGGAGTTATGTTGATAAATAGATAATGAAAAGTGTTTTAATAAGGCTAAATATAGAAATAATGGAGTGGAATAAAATGAACTTACTAAAATAAATCACTGTTGCAAGACTAAATGAACGCATAAAGAAGACTCTTAAAAATTATTTTTTAAGAGTCTTCTTTATACAATGGTTGTAATGAATTCTCTTGGGGATAGAGTAGTGTATGACACTATAGTACTCGTTACATGTATAACTTGTCTCATGTAACTAACAGAAACAGAAAACCGTGAATAATTTTGAGAAAATAGTAAAAGCCAATTAATAATTTAATCGGCTTTCAAAATATTATATTGACAAAATAGCAACAATTTTAACTTGCTATTATAAAATAATTACCCAGAGTTTAAAAATTAAAACATTATCCTCTTTTTTATTTGAGAAATCCCGTTTTTCATAAGAAACCTCTCTCCTTCTTTTTTTTATGACGTGCGTCTTATTCTCAGCTTCTGCTAACAAATGTTCTACACTTTTTTTATTACAGTATGAAGATTCTGAAATCCCAAAACTTATGGATGTATTGTAATTTTGGAATGAATTTTTATTATATATCCTTATCTTTTCTAATAACCTCCTCATAACTTGCCTTGCACCTGCTATATCACATTCAGGAAGAATTGTTAGAAACTCATCTTTGTCCATCCTAGAGATAATATCTGATTCTCTTATA
Encoded here:
- a CDS encoding class I tRNA ligase family protein — protein: MVWKNFDGQIKIDLSTELEIISKIDEKCSIIMKNYETFSFRSALSKVIELASIGNIYFDNEKPWELAKNNDLEKLKEILGVSMYICEKLIIFLNPILPTLSKELWEKQLQKKEKIHYNKETSTSLDLLIKKPYPILSRIDDDQLQNYVEVLTKEFSLENLINEERNIN